In Nocardia sp. NBC_01327, the genomic stretch TCATTGAGCGAACGACCGCGCATGTACGCCAGCGGCGCGACCTCGATGACACCCGCGGCCATCAGCTTCGGAATGGCCTCGGGATCCATCATGTCGTGCAGGGCGTCGTAGAGCGGGCGCAGATACGGGTCGATCTTGTCGTTCAGCGTGCCGGGCAGGAAGCCCAGCCGCTCACCCGCCTCGACCGCCGGCCGCGTCAGAATGATGCGGCTGACCTGCTTGGCCTGCAAGGCCTGCACGGCCTTGGCCATCGCGAGGTACGTCTTACCGGTACCGGCCGGGCCGACGCCGAACACGATGGTGTGCTTGTCGATGGCATCGACATAGTGCTTCTGGTTCAACGTCTTCGGGCGGATGGTCTTACCACGCCGGGACAGGATGTCCAGGCTCAGCACCTCCGCCGGGGAGTCCGAGGAACCCTCGGTGAGCATGGAATACGTGTGCCGCACGGCTTCCGGCGTGACCACCTTGTTGCGGGCCGTCAGCGCCACCAACTGGGCGATGACACGTTCCGCGAGGGCGATATCGGCAGGTCTGCCGGTGAGTGTGACGGAGTTGCCGCGCACGTGGATGTCGGCGTCGAGCAGCCGCTCGAGTTCACGCAGGTTCTCATCGGCCGAACCCAGGAAGCCGAATACCGACTCCGGTTCCAATTCGATGCTGGAACGAACGGTCCGGCCCGCCGGTCCGGACCCATTGTCGCCGACACCGATGCCGGCAGTAGGGGTACTCTGGTCGCCGATTTCGCCTGGTGTTCTCAAAAGTCGCTATGGCCTGCTTCCCGGTCTCGAGCACTACCTCTTTGAGGGAAGTTTACCGCCGACCACCGACACCGCCCAGTGAATAGATCGCTACCAGCTGCGGTGACACGAGACCGTCGCGCCCTCGCGGCCTGGGCGTTATTCGATTCCGGGCCGTACCCGGGCCCAGTCGAAGGTGAAATCCCGGAACCGGCGCACCGCCTCGGAGGGCGTCGCGGCGGTCGACCAGACCAGGCCGACCTCGCGCATCGGCTCCGGATCGGCGAGCGGGATCAGCGCGGGATCCGGTTGCGGGCCGCCCATCGGCGGGTACTCCAGCGGCAGAATCGACACTCCGAGACCCACTGCGACCAGGCCCGCGATGGTGTCCAGATTGCTGCATTCGAAACCGATGCGGGGGCGGAAATCGGCTGCGGCACAAAGCTCGTCGAGAACCCGGCGCATGCCGAATCCCGGGTGCATGGCGATGAATTCGGCGTCCGCGACCTCCGCGAGGCGTACCTGCCGCCGGGTCGCGAGGCGATGGTCGGGCGGCACGGCGAGCGCCAGGCGCTGCCGCAGCAGCGGCCGCCAGCCCACCCCGGCCGCGGACGGTCTCGGAGACACCAGCCCGAGATCGGCGGTGCCGTCCAGGACCGCGGCGGTCACCACATCGGCGGCGTCCTGGTTCAGCGTGAAGGTGATGCGCCCGGAGAGGCGGCGAAAACCCGCGATGAGTTCGGGCACCACCCGCGCACCCAGGGAATGCTGGAAGGCCAGGCGCACCACACCCCCGGCGGGATTGGACAGATCGGCGAGTTCGCCTGCGGCGGCATCGAGTTCGGCCTGGGCGCGGCGGGCGTGCTCATAGTAGACACGGCCGAACTCGTTGAGGGTCAGGCGTTTTCCGTGCCGGTCGAAGAGCAGGACGCCGAGGCGGCGTTCCAGGCGGGCCAGCATGCGGGAGAGCGTCGGCTGCGTCAGATGCAGGCGCTCGGCGGCGGCTCCGACGCGTTCGAGCTCGGCGAGCGTGAGAAACCAGTGCAGATCATCACTCGCCACCGCGGCACCCCCTCCGATAACCCCGAAACCGTCCGCACCTCGGTTGGGCGGCCCGGGCTTGACCATGTTGATCGTCACTCGCCGCGGTCGGCTCCGCGCCGATACCTCCACTAATACCGCCGACGCATCAGTTCTGCAATCATTATGCATTTCCTTTCGAAGCACCGCGCGCCCATGCTCGGCATATGACCACCGCGGCCGCTCTCGCCCCCGTCGACACCGCTGCGCACGAACGCCGGATCACGGTCGCGCTCTTCGCCGCCGGGCTGACCACCTTCGCCTCGATGTACAGCGCACAGGCGCTACTGCCGAGTCTGTCGGCGGCATTCGGTGCGACACCGGCGCGCGCGGCCCTGGCGGTATCGCTGACCACCGGACTGCTGGCGGTCACGATCTTGCCGATGAGCGTGCTGTCGAACCGATTCGGCCGGACTCGGATGATGATCGGCTCGGCGGTGGCCGCCAGTGTGATCGGGCTGCTGCTGCCCTTCAGTCCCTCGCTGGGAGTGCTGCTGGCCGGGCGGGCGGTGCAGGGAGTCGCGCTGGCCGGGGTGCCCGCGGTGGCGATGGCATATCTGGCCGAGGAGATCGGCGCGGCCGGGCTGGGCGCGGCCATGGGCGTCTACGTCGCGGGCACCACGGTGGGCGGGCTGGCCGGGCGGCTCATCCCGGCCTTCACCCTCGAAGTGGGGTCGTGGCGCTGGGGTCAGGCCACCGTCGCGGTGGCGGCGGCGCTCTGCGCGGGGATATTCGTGCGAATGCTGCCGCCGTCGCGCCGATTCAGCGCCCGGCCGCTCGATATCCGCACGCTCATCGCCGATTTCGCGGGGCACCTGCGGGATCGCACGCTGCTGCCGCTGTTCGCCCTCGCGTTCGTCATGATGGGCGGCTTCGTCTCGGTCTACAACTTCCTCGGGTATCGGCTGACGCGTGATCCGTTCGGATTATCCGCCGCCACAGTGGGTTTGGTGTTCGTGCTGTATCTGGCGGGCACCGTCACCGCCGCCGCGGCGGGCCGGTTGACCGATCGGCACGGGCGGTCCCGGGTGCTCGGGATATCGATTCTCGCCATGGGCGCCGGGCTGTCGCTCACCCTGCCTGATTCGCTGCCGATCATTCTGCTCGGCGTACTGCTGTGCACCGCAGGGTTTTTCGCCATTCACGCGGTAGCCAGTGGCTGGGTCGGCAGTGCGGCCACCGGCAATCGCGCAGCAGCTTCGGCCCTGTACCTGTTCGCCTACTACCTCGGGAGTTCGATTGCCGGAGGGGCGGGCGGGATCGCCTACGGCCGCTACGGCTGGACCGGACTCACCGCGTACGTGGCGGTTCTGCTCGTACTCGCGGCCGGGCTCGTGGGAGTGCTCGTCGTTCGGTCCCGCGCGGCCGGCGCAGGCGAAACAGCGCGCGCCTGAACGAGTTCAGCGAACCGGGCCAACGGACACGAGGTATCGCCATCCGCTTGAAGCCACTACCTGCCAGCGCGGGGTCGGTGCCTGCTACCAGCGCGGGAACAGTGGCCACTACCAGTGGGAGGCAGTGCCCACTACCAGCGCGGGGTCAGTGCGCCGAGAGCGCCGAGAGCGACGGCTGCGGCGGTGGAGGTGCGCAGGACGGTCGGGCCGAGCAGCACGATATCCGCGCCCGCCTCGGCCAGCGCCTTCAGTTCGGCATCATCGAGGCCGCCTTCGGGGCCGACAATGAGCACAACCTCGGCCACGTCCTCGAAGGACAGCTCGGTGAAGCGTCCCGCTCCGGATTCGTGCAGGGCGGCGACAATTGCGCCGCCGGACTTGGCTTCTCGTACCAGCGCCACCAGATCGCGGGTGCTGTGCAGATCCGCCACATCGGGGATATATGCGCGGCGGGACTGCCGGGCGGCCGATTTCGCGGTGGCACGCCATTTCTCGACGGCCTTGTGCGCCTTGTTCTCCCAGTTGGAGACACAGCGCGAAGCCTGCCACGGAACGATGGCGTCGGCCCCGGCCTCGGTCATGAGTTCGACCGCGAGTTCGGAGCGGTCGGACTTCGGCAGCGCCTGCACCACGGTCACCTGCGGGGTCGCCGGGGCTGCGACCCGGCGATCGAGGACCTTCAGTTCGAGGCGATCCTTCTGGGCCGCAATCACTTCCGAATCGGCGAGAATCCCGTGCCCGTCCGAGAGCGTGATCGGCTCGCCGACCCGGATGCGCCGGACGGTCGCGGCATGGCGACCCTCCGGGCCGTCGAGGACGGCGGTGGCACCCGGCTCGGGAACCTCGTCGAGGTAGAAGACGGTGGCGGCCAACGGATCAGCGTCCGCTGAAGGATGCTCGCAGCCGCGCGAACAACCCGCTGTTGTGCTCGGACTGGGTCGAGAGCACCTCGGTGCGCTCGTTCGGGCGCATGGCCTTGTACTTGCGCATGAGATCGGACTGCTTGGAGTCCATCTTGGTCGGCACCACGATATCGAGGTGCGAGATCAGATCTCCGCGCGAATTGGCGCGCAGCTTGGGCATACCGTGGCCGCGCAGCACCGAGACCTCGCCCGGCTGGGTGCCGGCCGGGATGGTGAGCTCGACCGGGCCGTCGAGGATGGTGTCGATGACGACCGTGGTGCCCAGCGCCGCATCCACCACGGGAACCCGGATGGTGCAGTGCAGATCGTCACTGTCGCGCACGAAGGTGTCGTGCGGCTGCTCCACGATCTCCACGTAGAGGTCGCCGGCGGGACCGCCGCCGGGGCCGACCTCACCCTGTGCGGCCAGGCGCACCCGCATACCGCTCGCGACACCGGCCGGAATCGGCGCGGCGATCTCGCGGCGGGCGCGCACGCGGCCGTCGCCACCGCACTTGCGGCAGGGATCGGGAATGGTCTCGCCCGCGCCGCGGCAGGTGGGGCACGGCCGCGAGGTCATGACCTGGCCGAGGAAGGAGCGCTGCACCGTCTGCACTTCACCCGCGCCGCCGCAGGTTTCACAGCGAACGGGCTTGGAGTTGCCATTGGTGCCCGCGCCCACGCACACATCGCAGATGATGGCGGTGTCCACGGTCAGGTGCTTGGTGACACCGACCGCGCACTCCTGCAGCGAGAGGCGGGTGCGCAGCAGCGAATCCGCTCCCGGCTGCACCCGGCCGCGTGGTTTGCGCGGGTTGGAGGTGTTCATCCCGCCGAAGAAGGCCTCGAACACGTCGCCGAGGCCGCCGAAACCGGCGCCGGAGAAACCGCCGCCACCGCCGCCGGACTCCATGGGGTCACCGCCGAGGTCGACGATGCGCCGCTTCTCCGCGTCGGTCAGCACCTCGTAGGCGGTCGACACCTCGCGGAACCGCTCCTGCGCCTCCGGTTCCGGGTTGACGTCGGGATGCAGTTCACGCGCCAGCTTTCGATAGGCGCGCTTGATCTCCTGGTCGGTCGCGTTGCGTGCGACGCCGAGCAGTGCGTAATAGTCCCGTGCCACTTGTGCTCTCTAGTCCGTTTCGTCTCTCCGCTTGCTCACCGTTCGGCGAGCACCTCACCGATATACCGGGCCACGGCCGCTACCGAGGCGATGGTCCCCGGATAGTCCATGCGGGTCGGGCCCAGCACCCCCATACCTCCCAGAACGGTACCGGGCATCCCGTATCCGGTGGACACCACCGCCGTTCCGCGCATCTGTTCGACCTTGGTCTCCTCACCGATCTGCACGGTGACCGTACCCGGCTGCTGGGCCGCTGCCAGCAACTTCAGCACGATCACCTGCTCTTCGAGGGCCTCGAGCACCACGCGTAGCGAGCCCGGAAATCCGTTCCCGGCGAAGTCGCCGGCATTGCGTGTGAGGTTCGCCGTACCGCCGAGCACCAGTCGCTCCTCGGGGTGCTCGACAAGGGTCTCCACGAGCAGTGTGGACACCCGCACGAGGACGTCCCGCAGCCGCGCGGGCGAATGTTCGGGCAGTTCGGCCACCGAGGCGGAGGCGGCGGACAGCCGCTTGCCCTCCATGGCCTTGCCGAGCATGCCGCGCAGAGCGGCCAGATCCTCTTCGCCGATGACATTGCCCAGATCGACCAGGCGCTGATCGACGCGGCCGCTGTCGGTGATGACCACGAGCAGCAGACGGGCGGGATTGAGCGCGACCACCTCGATGTGCCGGACCGTCGAAGCCGACACGGTCGGGTACTGCACCATGGCGACCTGGCGGGTCAGCTGTGCGAGCAGGCGCACACCCCGGCGCAGGACATCGTCGAGATCGACGCCGCTCTCCAGGAACTCCATGATCGCGCGGCGCTCGGCATTGGAGAGCGGCTTGACCTCGGAGATGTGATCGACGAACTGCCGGTAGCCCTTATCGGTGGGGATACGACCGGAACTGGTGTGCGGCTGGGCGATATAGCCCTCGGCCTCGAGCACGGCCATGTCATTGCGCACAGTCGCGCTGGAGACACCCAGATTGTGCCGTTCCACCAGGGTTTTGGAGCCTATCGGCTCCTTGGTCGATATGTAGTCCGCGACGATCGCCCGCAGGACTTCGAGCCGTCGCTGCTCCGTGGTCGCCATCGGCCCCACCTCCTCGCTCGCCGTCGGGTTCCGCCGCGCAGGCCTGTGGGGCATATTCGCAGGAATTCCCGGATGTTCCCGCCAGTTTAGTTGGCCGTTCGCAAATTGCCTGTACGCCGCCGGTCGGGTGCGGGACGAGGAGGTCTGGTTCAGGGAGCAGCGGTGTCAGGCGAGCAGATCTGTGAAGAAGGAGCGGATATCGGCGGTCAGCAGATCGGGGGTCTGCATGGCGGCGAAGTGGCCGCCGGTGTCGAACTCGGTCCAGCGGACGATGGTATTGAGCTGTTCGGCGAAGCGGCGGATGGCCATATCGCCGGCGAAATTGGCGACCGCGGTCGGAACCGGCGAGTGCGTGGGCTGATTCGGGGAGTGCAGGGATTCGTAGTACAGCTGCGCCGACGAGCCGCCGGTCTCGGTGAACCAGTAGATCGAGATTCCGGCCAGCATGTGATCGCGATCCAGCCGATCCTCGAGCGTTCCCGCGGCGCCGGTCCAGGCGTGGAACTTCTCCACGATCCAGGCCAGCTGCCCGGCCGGGGAATCGTTGAGGGCGAAGGCGAGGGTATGCGGGCGGGTGCCCTGGATCTGGTAGTAGCCGCCGCCGTCGGAGAGGAATTCGCCTATGAGCGTGAGCTTTTCGCGCTCCGGCTCGGTGAGGGTCGCGGCGGCGTCCGCGGGCAGGGGGCCGTGCGGGATGAAGCCCCAGGTGGCGGCATTGACGTGCACGCCGATCACCCGCTCGGCATCGAGGCGGCCCAGATCGGGGCCGATGAACGCACCGAAGTCGCCGCCCTGCACGCCGTAGCGCGGATAGCCCAGGCGGCGCATGAGTTCCGCGTAGGCGAGCGCGATGCGCGGGCTGTCCCAGCCCGGATCCGGTGCGGGACCGGAGAATCCGAAGTTCGGATGCGAGGGAATGATGAGATCGAAAGCGGGACCGCCGTCCTCGGGATCGGTGAGCGGTTCGATCACCTCGAGGAACTCCAGCACCGAACTCGGCCAGCCGTGCAGCATGAGCAGCGGGGTGGCGCCGGAGCGGTGAGATCTGATGTGCAGGAAATGAATTCGGGTGCCGTCGATCACCGTCGTGTACTGCGGATAGGAATTGAGCCGTTTCTCCCAGGCGAGCCAGTCGAATCGCTGCGCCCAATAGTGCGCCAGTTCCCGCAGATATTCTACCGGTACGCCGCGCGCCCAGCCGACGCCGGGAACCTGTGCGGGCCAGCGGGTTTCGCTCAACCGTCGGCGGAGATCCCGCAGTCGATCCTGCGAGATCTCGACCCGAAATGGAACAATATCCTCGTCGAACATAGCGATGAACAGCAGCGTAACCCCGCACCCCGGCACCCGTGGGGGATTACCGAACGCGCTCAGGTGAGCAGCGTGCGCACCACCGCATCGGCCAGCAGCCGCCCGCGATCGGTCAGGACCAGGCGCCCGTCCTGCCGCAGCGCCAGACCGTCGGCGACCACCCGCTCCGCGGCCGCACGACCATCGGAATCCAGGTCGCCGAGCGGCAGGCCGGTGCGCAGCCGAGCGGTGAGCATGACGCGCTCGGTGTAGCGCTCTTCATCGGTGAGCGCCTCCCACCCCGCGGCGGGCAATCCGCCGTCGGCGACCCGATCCGCATAGCGCGCAGGGTGTTTCACGTTCCACCAGCGCACCCCGCCGATATGACTGTGCGCACCCGGCCCGGCGCCGAGCCAGTCACCGCCGTCCCAGTACCCGAGGTTGTGCCGGCAGCGCGCACCGTCGTTCGCGGCCCAGTTGGAGACCTCGTACCAGGCCAGCCCCGCCGCCTGCAGCCGCGCATCGATGCGCTCGTAGCGGGCGGCCAGCACATCGTCGTCCGGCGCGGGCAGCTCCCCGCGCCGCACCCGCCGCGCCAGCGCGGTGCCGTCCTCGACGATCAGCGAATACGCGGAGACATGATCGACCCCCGCCGCGAGCACCGCATCCAGACTGGCATCCAGATCCCCGTCCCGCTCCCCCGGAGTCCCATAGATCAGATCCAAATTCACATGCTCGAACCCCGCCGCCCGCGCCTCCCGCGCGGCCGCGACCGCCCGCCCCGGCGTATGCGTGCGATCGAGCACCTTCAGCACATGCGCCGCCGCCGACTGCATCCCCAGTGAAACCCGCGTGAACCCCCCCTCGAGCAGCCGCTCGAAGAACTCCGGCGACGTCGACTCCGGATTCGACTCGGTCGTCACCTCCGCATCACCGGCCACCACAAAGTTGTCCCGCACCGCACCCATGACATTCGCCAACCCGTCCCCACCGAGCAGCGACGGCGTACCCCCACCCACAAAAATGGTCTCCACCGGCGGCGTAGCAGTCGGAAACGCATCGAATCGCGCTGCTGCAGTGGCCAATTCCCCGCGCAGCGCCTCGAACCACGACTGCGGCGACGCGGAAGTCCCCAACTCCCCCGCCGTATAGGTATTGAAATCGCAGTACCCACATCTCGTCGCACAGAACGGCACATGGATGTAGATCCCGAATGCCCCGCCCCCGAAGTCGCTCAGTACGGGAACGAGCGAATCGTCACCGGCCGGAACGGTCGCGGCGGCGGAGGTCGGGGCAGAAGTCACCCCACCAGTGTGACCCGTCGCGCGGGTCACACCCCACGCGCCTCGGACACCCTCCCGAGCCCGCGAGGAGTACCGGTCTCTCGCTATCTTGGAACCCCCGAGGGGATGACGGTCAACTGTCCAAGATCGATTCGGTCGTGATCTATGAGACCTGTCACAAATGGGGGGTGGTATCCAGGGGATTTCCCTTGAAAGTCCGGAAAATATCGGCGGACGGTCGGAACAGCCTGTCTGAGGTGGCACAATAGGCTCCATGACAGGACTCGGAGTGCGACTCGTGGCGCGGCGCCACGTCGACTTCAAGCGTGTCTGCAGCGCGAGCTGTCTGCCCGGAAGCCTCCGGTAGATCAGCTCCCCCTTCTTCCCGGATCGACGTCCTTCTTCGACGCCGAACTCCCCGGTTCGCTGATATCGGAGGCGTGAGTCAGCCCCTCTCGCCTGCCCGCAAGACCTTCAGGAGCGACCCCTATGACGTCGAGCACCGACGCCGACAGTTCCGGATCAGCTCGTCCCGCCCGGCCGCAACGGCCCGAAGCGGAACGACGCGTGCGTCCGGATCGCCCCCGTTCGGACGCGCCCACCGCGCCCCGCGAGCGCACCGGAAAGCCGGTGCAGCGCCGTTCGGAAGGGCAGTGGGCGCTCGGCTACCGCGAGCCGCTCAATGCGAACGAGCAGAGCAAGAAGGACGACAACCCGCTCAATGTGCGCGCGCGCATCGAGAACATCTACTCGAAGCAGGGTTTCGACTCGATCGACAAGGGCGATCTGCGTGGCCGCATGCGCTGGTGGGGTCTGTACACCCAGCGTGAACAGGGCTACGACGGCACTTTCACCGGCGATGAGAACATCGACATTCTCGAGGCCCGGTACTTCATGATGCGGGTGCGCTGCGACGCCGGCGCACTGAGCGCACAGCAGTTGCGCACGCTCGGGCAGATCTCCACCGAGTTCGGCCGCGATACCGCCGATCTGTCGGATCGCGAGAATGTGCAGTTCCACTGGATCGAGATCGAGAACGTGCCGGAGATCTGGCGGCGGCTCGAAGCGGTCGGCCTCCAGACCACCGAGGCGTGCGGCGACTGCCCGCGCGTGGTGCTCGGCTCACCGCTCGCCGGTGAATCGTTCGGCGAGGTGCTCGATCCGACTCCGGCCATCGACCAGATCGTCGAGCGCTATATCGGCAAGAAGGAATACTCCAACCTGCCGCGCAAGTTCAAGACCGCCATCTCCGGCCAGCAGGATGTGGTGCACGAGATCAATGACATCGCCTTCGTGGGTGTCGAGCATCCCGAGCACGGCCCCGGCCTGGACCTGTGGGTCGGCGGCGGCCTGTCCACCAATCCGATGCTGGCGCAACGGGTCGGCGCGTGGGTGCCGCTCGACGAGGTGCCGGATGTGTGGGAGGCCGTGGTCTCGCTCTTCCGCGATTACGGGTACCGCCGCCTGCGCACCAAGGCGCGGCTGAAGTTCCTGGTCAAGGATTGGGGCATCGAGAAGTTCCGCGAGGTGCTCGAGACGGAGTACCTCAAGCGCAAGCTCATCGACGGCCCCGCGCCCGCGAAGCCGGAGCGTCCCATCGACCACATCGGTGTGCAGAAGCTGCGCAACGGCCTCAATGCCGTCGGCTTCTCCCCCATCGCCGGCCGGGTCTCGGGCACCATCCTGAGCAAGGTCGCCGACATCGTGGAATCCATCGGCTCCGACCGGATTCGGTTCACCCCGTACCAGAAGCTCATCGTGCTCGACGTGCCCGACGACAAGGTCGAATGGCTCATCGAGGAGCTGAAACCGCTGGGCCTGCACGGGCGTCCGTCACAGTGGCGGCGGAATCTGCTGGCGTGCAGCGGTATCGAGTTCTGCAAGCTGTCCTTCACCGAGACCCGCAAGCGGTCGCAGGTGCTGGCGCCGGAGCTCGAGCAGCGGCTGGCCGATATCAATGCCCAGCTCGATGTTCCCATCACCATCAATATCAATGGCTGCCCGAACTCCTGCGGCCGTTCGCAGATCGCGGATATCGGCTTCAAGGGCATGCTCGTCGACGATGGCGAGGGGAATCAGATCGAGGGGTTCCAGGTTCACCTCGGTGGCAGCCTCGGACTCGACAGCGGCTTCGGCCGCAAGCTGCGTCAGCACAAGGTGACCAGCACCGAGCTCGGCGATTACATCGAGCGCGTAGTGCGCAACTTCGTCAAGAACCGTGACGAGAGTGAGCGTTTCGCGGTGTGGGCTGTCCGCGCCGATGAAGCGGACCTGCGGTAGTTGGAGGAGACGGCAATGACCACAACAAAACTCGCTGAGGCAGAGCTGCGCGCACTCGCGGAGAAGGGCGCGGCCGAACTCGGGCCGGACGCCACCGCGCAGCAGCTGCTGCAGTGGACCGAGGAGAACTTCGGCGCCGATTACATTGTCGCCTCGAATATGCAGGACGCGGTGCTGGTGCAGCTGGCCGCGCAGGTGCATCCGGGTGTGGATGTGCTGTTCCTGGATACCGGCTACCACTTCGCCGAGACCATCGGCACGCGGGACGCGGTCGAAATGGTGTA encodes the following:
- a CDS encoding PhoH family protein translates to MGVGDNGSGPAGRTVRSSIELEPESVFGFLGSADENLRELERLLDADIHVRGNSVTLTGRPADIALAERVIAQLVALTARNKVVTPEAVRHTYSMLTEGSSDSPAEVLSLDILSRRGKTIRPKTLNQKHYVDAIDKHTIVFGVGPAGTGKTYLAMAKAVQALQAKQVSRIILTRPAVEAGERLGFLPGTLNDKIDPYLRPLYDALHDMMDPEAIPKLMAAGVIEVAPLAYMRGRSLNDAFIILDEAQNTTAEQMKMFLTRLGFGSKMVVTGDVSQVDLPTGARSGLRAATEILTDVDDIAISYLTSSDVVRHRLVGEIVDAYDRYENDSRPQVAHYPGNRAQRRAASREGRH
- a CDS encoding LysR family transcriptional regulator → MASDDLHWFLTLAELERVGAAAERLHLTQPTLSRMLARLERRLGVLLFDRHGKRLTLNEFGRVYYEHARRAQAELDAAAGELADLSNPAGGVVRLAFQHSLGARVVPELIAGFRRLSGRITFTLNQDAADVVTAAVLDGTADLGLVSPRPSAAGVGWRPLLRQRLALAVPPDHRLATRRQVRLAEVADAEFIAMHPGFGMRRVLDELCAAADFRPRIGFECSNLDTIAGLVAVGLGVSILPLEYPPMGGPQPDPALIPLADPEPMREVGLVWSTAATPSEAVRRFRDFTFDWARVRPGIE
- a CDS encoding MFS transporter — translated: MTTAAALAPVDTAAHERRITVALFAAGLTTFASMYSAQALLPSLSAAFGATPARAALAVSLTTGLLAVTILPMSVLSNRFGRTRMMIGSAVAASVIGLLLPFSPSLGVLLAGRAVQGVALAGVPAVAMAYLAEEIGAAGLGAAMGVYVAGTTVGGLAGRLIPAFTLEVGSWRWGQATVAVAAALCAGIFVRMLPPSRRFSARPLDIRTLIADFAGHLRDRTLLPLFALAFVMMGGFVSVYNFLGYRLTRDPFGLSAATVGLVFVLYLAGTVTAAAAGRLTDRHGRSRVLGISILAMGAGLSLTLPDSLPIILLGVLLCTAGFFAIHAVASGWVGSAATGNRAAASALYLFAYYLGSSIAGGAGGIAYGRYGWTGLTAYVAVLLVLAAGLVGVLVVRSRAAGAGETARA
- a CDS encoding 16S rRNA (uracil(1498)-N(3))-methyltransferase, whose translation is MAATVFYLDEVPEPGATAVLDGPEGRHAATVRRIRVGEPITLSDGHGILADSEVIAAQKDRLELKVLDRRVAAPATPQVTVVQALPKSDRSELAVELMTEAGADAIVPWQASRCVSNWENKAHKAVEKWRATAKSAARQSRRAYIPDVADLHSTRDLVALVREAKSGGAIVAALHESGAGRFTELSFEDVAEVVLIVGPEGGLDDAELKALAEAGADIVLLGPTVLRTSTAAAVALGALGALTPRW
- the dnaJ gene encoding molecular chaperone DnaJ; amino-acid sequence: MARDYYALLGVARNATDQEIKRAYRKLARELHPDVNPEPEAQERFREVSTAYEVLTDAEKRRIVDLGGDPMESGGGGGGFSGAGFGGLGDVFEAFFGGMNTSNPRKPRGRVQPGADSLLRTRLSLQECAVGVTKHLTVDTAIICDVCVGAGTNGNSKPVRCETCGGAGEVQTVQRSFLGQVMTSRPCPTCRGAGETIPDPCRKCGGDGRVRARREIAAPIPAGVASGMRVRLAAQGEVGPGGGPAGDLYVEIVEQPHDTFVRDSDDLHCTIRVPVVDAALGTTVVIDTILDGPVELTIPAGTQPGEVSVLRGHGMPKLRANSRGDLISHLDIVVPTKMDSKQSDLMRKYKAMRPNERTEVLSTQSEHNSGLFARLRASFSGR
- the hrcA gene encoding heat-inducible transcriptional repressor HrcA, with amino-acid sequence MATTEQRRLEVLRAIVADYISTKEPIGSKTLVERHNLGVSSATVRNDMAVLEAEGYIAQPHTSSGRIPTDKGYRQFVDHISEVKPLSNAERRAIMEFLESGVDLDDVLRRGVRLLAQLTRQVAMVQYPTVSASTVRHIEVVALNPARLLLVVITDSGRVDQRLVDLGNVIGEEDLAALRGMLGKAMEGKRLSAASASVAELPEHSPARLRDVLVRVSTLLVETLVEHPEERLVLGGTANLTRNAGDFAGNGFPGSLRVVLEALEEQVIVLKLLAAAQQPGTVTVQIGEETKVEQMRGTAVVSTGYGMPGTVLGGMGVLGPTRMDYPGTIASVAAVARYIGEVLAER
- a CDS encoding epoxide hydrolase family protein; the protein is MFDEDIVPFRVEISQDRLRDLRRRLSETRWPAQVPGVGWARGVPVEYLRELAHYWAQRFDWLAWEKRLNSYPQYTTVIDGTRIHFLHIRSHRSGATPLLMLHGWPSSVLEFLEVIEPLTDPEDGGPAFDLIIPSHPNFGFSGPAPDPGWDSPRIALAYAELMRRLGYPRYGVQGGDFGAFIGPDLGRLDAERVIGVHVNAATWGFIPHGPLPADAAATLTEPEREKLTLIGEFLSDGGGYYQIQGTRPHTLAFALNDSPAGQLAWIVEKFHAWTGAAGTLEDRLDRDHMLAGISIYWFTETGGSSAQLYYESLHSPNQPTHSPVPTAVANFAGDMAIRRFAEQLNTIVRWTEFDTGGHFAAMQTPDLLTADIRSFFTDLLA
- the hemW gene encoding radical SAM family heme chaperone HemW translates to MSDFGGGAFGIYIHVPFCATRCGYCDFNTYTAGELGTSASPQSWFEALRGELATAAARFDAFPTATPPVETIFVGGGTPSLLGGDGLANVMGAVRDNFVVAGDAEVTTESNPESTSPEFFERLLEGGFTRVSLGMQSAAAHVLKVLDRTHTPGRAVAAAREARAAGFEHVNLDLIYGTPGERDGDLDASLDAVLAAGVDHVSAYSLIVEDGTALARRVRRGELPAPDDDVLAARYERIDARLQAAGLAWYEVSNWAANDGARCRHNLGYWDGGDWLGAGPGAHSHIGGVRWWNVKHPARYADRVADGGLPAAGWEALTDEERYTERVMLTARLRTGLPLGDLDSDGRAAAERVVADGLALRQDGRLVLTDRGRLLADAVVRTLLT
- a CDS encoding Ms4527A family Cys-rich leader peptide, with amino-acid sequence MTGLGVRLVARRHVDFKRVCSASCLPGSLR
- a CDS encoding nitrite/sulfite reductase gives rise to the protein MTSSTDADSSGSARPARPQRPEAERRVRPDRPRSDAPTAPRERTGKPVQRRSEGQWALGYREPLNANEQSKKDDNPLNVRARIENIYSKQGFDSIDKGDLRGRMRWWGLYTQREQGYDGTFTGDENIDILEARYFMMRVRCDAGALSAQQLRTLGQISTEFGRDTADLSDRENVQFHWIEIENVPEIWRRLEAVGLQTTEACGDCPRVVLGSPLAGESFGEVLDPTPAIDQIVERYIGKKEYSNLPRKFKTAISGQQDVVHEINDIAFVGVEHPEHGPGLDLWVGGGLSTNPMLAQRVGAWVPLDEVPDVWEAVVSLFRDYGYRRLRTKARLKFLVKDWGIEKFREVLETEYLKRKLIDGPAPAKPERPIDHIGVQKLRNGLNAVGFSPIAGRVSGTILSKVADIVESIGSDRIRFTPYQKLIVLDVPDDKVEWLIEELKPLGLHGRPSQWRRNLLACSGIEFCKLSFTETRKRSQVLAPELEQRLADINAQLDVPITININGCPNSCGRSQIADIGFKGMLVDDGEGNQIEGFQVHLGGSLGLDSGFGRKLRQHKVTSTELGDYIERVVRNFVKNRDESERFAVWAVRADEADLR